In one Bradyrhizobium cosmicum genomic region, the following are encoded:
- a CDS encoding S9 family peptidase produces the protein MTQTKTPSKPPVAPRRPHSFTRHGITVTDDYAWLKDEKWQEVLRDPKVLDPDIRKYLDEENIYTESLLGHTGALQKTLVREMRGRIKEDDSSVPSPDGPFAYFRKFREGGQHELFGRMPRDGGEGHIVLDGDALAKDHTYFKFGGSRHSNDHKLQAWSADTKGSEYFSIRVRDWATGKDLDDVVEETDGGVVWAADAKSFFYVKLDDNHRPMQVWRHKLGTRQADDTLVYEEQDAGWFTHLHESTSGRFCVIAGGDHETSEQRLIDLAHPEAPPRLVAAREEGVQYSLADRGDELFILTNADDAIDFKIVTAPLGQPERANWRDLIPYRPGIYIIDLDLYAGHLVRLERANALPGIVIRDLTTKEEHAIAFDEAAYSLDTMGSYEFETTNLRFAYSSMTTPSEVYDYDMAKRTRTLRKRQEIPSGHNAADYVTTRIMAKAHDGAEVPVSILYRRGLKLDGSAPLLLYGYGSYGMAMPASFNANRLSLVDRGFVYAIAHIRGGADKGWGWYLDGKREKKTNSFDDFSASARALIDAKYTSAKRIVGHGGSAGGMLMGAVANRAGELFAGIVAEVPFVDVLNTMLDDTLPLTPPEWPEWGNPIESEKDFRTILSYSPYDNVAAKEYPAILAMGGLTDPRVTYWEPAKWIARLRATMSGGGPVLLRTNMGAGHGGASGRFDRLDEVAIVYAFALWAAGMAQA, from the coding sequence GTGACCCAGACCAAGACACCTTCGAAGCCCCCCGTCGCCCCGCGCCGGCCGCATTCCTTTACGCGGCACGGCATCACCGTGACCGACGACTATGCCTGGCTGAAGGACGAGAAATGGCAGGAGGTGCTGCGCGACCCCAAGGTGCTCGATCCCGATATTCGAAAATATCTCGATGAAGAGAACATCTACACCGAGAGCCTGCTCGGCCATACCGGAGCCCTCCAGAAGACGCTGGTGCGCGAGATGCGCGGGCGGATCAAGGAGGACGATTCCAGCGTGCCCTCGCCGGACGGGCCGTTCGCCTATTTCCGCAAGTTCCGCGAAGGCGGCCAGCACGAGCTGTTCGGCCGCATGCCGCGCGACGGCGGCGAGGGTCATATCGTGCTCGACGGCGACGCGCTGGCCAAGGACCACACCTATTTCAAGTTCGGCGGCAGCCGCCACTCCAACGATCACAAGCTGCAGGCCTGGAGCGCGGACACCAAGGGCTCCGAATATTTTTCGATCCGTGTCCGCGACTGGGCCACGGGCAAGGATCTCGACGACGTCGTCGAGGAGACCGATGGCGGCGTGGTCTGGGCCGCGGACGCGAAGTCCTTCTTCTACGTGAAGCTCGACGACAATCACCGGCCGATGCAGGTGTGGCGGCACAAGCTCGGCACCAGGCAGGCCGACGACACGCTCGTCTACGAAGAGCAGGATGCCGGCTGGTTCACCCATCTGCACGAGAGCACCAGCGGCCGCTTCTGTGTGATCGCCGGCGGCGACCACGAGACCTCGGAACAGCGGCTGATCGATCTCGCCCATCCCGAAGCGCCGCCGCGGCTGGTCGCGGCACGCGAGGAAGGCGTGCAATATTCGCTGGCCGATCGCGGCGACGAGCTCTTCATCCTCACCAATGCCGACGACGCCATCGACTTCAAGATCGTCACGGCGCCGCTTGGCCAGCCCGAGCGCGCGAACTGGCGCGACCTGATCCCGTATCGTCCGGGCATCTACATCATCGATCTCGATCTCTATGCCGGCCATCTGGTGCGGCTGGAGCGCGCCAATGCGCTGCCGGGAATCGTGATCCGCGATCTCACGACCAAGGAAGAGCACGCCATCGCCTTCGACGAGGCCGCCTATTCGCTGGACACGATGGGCTCCTACGAATTCGAGACGACGAATCTGCGCTTCGCCTATTCGTCGATGACGACGCCGTCGGAGGTCTACGACTATGACATGGCCAAGCGCACGCGCACCTTGCGCAAGCGCCAGGAGATTCCATCCGGCCACAATGCGGCCGACTACGTCACCACGCGCATCATGGCGAAGGCGCATGACGGCGCCGAGGTGCCGGTGTCGATCCTCTATCGTCGCGGCCTGAAGCTCGACGGATCGGCGCCGCTGCTGCTCTACGGTTACGGCTCCTACGGCATGGCGATGCCGGCCTCGTTCAATGCCAACCGCCTGTCGCTGGTCGATCGCGGCTTCGTCTACGCCATCGCCCATATTCGCGGCGGCGCCGACAAGGGTTGGGGCTGGTATCTGGACGGCAAGCGCGAGAAGAAGACCAACAGCTTCGACGACTTCTCGGCCAGCGCCCGCGCGCTGATCGACGCGAAGTACACCAGCGCAAAGCGCATCGTCGGCCATGGCGGCTCGGCCGGCGGCATGTTGATGGGCGCGGTGGCGAACCGCGCCGGCGAGCTGTTCGCCGGCATCGTCGCCGAGGTGCCGTTCGTCGACGTGCTCAACACCATGCTCGACGACACGCTGCCGCTGACGCCGCCGGAATGGCCGGAATGGGGCAACCCGATCGAAAGCGAGAAGGACTTTCGCACCATCCTGTCCTACTCGCCCTACGACAACGTCGCCGCGAAGGAGTATCCGGCGATCCTGGCAATGGGCGGCTTGACCGATCCGCGCGTCACCTATTGGGAGCCGGCCAAGTGGATCGCCCGCCTGCGCGCCACCATGAGCGGCGGCGGCCCGGTTCTCCTGCGCACCAACATGGGCGCCGGCCACGGCGGCGCGTCGGGGCGCTTCGACCGGCTCGATGAGGTCGCGATCGTCTACGCGTTCGCGCTGTGGGCGGCGGGAATGGCGCAGGCGTAG
- a CDS encoding MBOAT family O-acyltransferase — protein MLFNSYPFILLFLPVVLAGYFWFGRRSNLAPVIWLALASLAFYAIGSWQFVALLLLSIAFNYGVGHLLIVAKLTPPQRKAALALGVVGDLLVLGIFKYAGFATDNINALFGTHLAVHILLPVGISFYTFTQIAFLVDAYRGQVAAYALPHYALFVTYFPHLIAGPILHHKDMIPQFEREESKHPDPHLILCGMIIFAIGLFKKTCLADGIQPLVALAFDARAPSFDQAWLGALAYTFQLYFDFSGYSDMAIGISLMFGIFLPINFNSPYKATSIVDFWRRWHMTLSQFLRDYLYIPLGGNRRGRVLRYVNLLLTMLLGGLWHGAAWTFVIWGALHGVYLCVNHAFNALVPSVPAILARPVRFAGAVLTFLAVVAAWVFFRAERVDWALRILNAMADPANIVFGREEIAALVMVSIYAALVWLAPNTQAIMGYDHGNRRVGEAMRAGRMRPLVLYGASLVLALGILGIQSHSEFIYFRF, from the coding sequence ATGCTGTTCAATTCCTATCCGTTCATCCTGCTGTTCCTGCCGGTCGTGCTGGCCGGGTATTTCTGGTTCGGGCGGCGCAGCAATCTGGCCCCGGTGATCTGGCTGGCGCTGGCCTCGCTCGCCTTCTACGCCATCGGCAGCTGGCAGTTCGTGGCCCTGTTGCTGCTGTCGATCGCCTTCAACTACGGCGTCGGCCATCTCCTCATCGTGGCGAAGCTTACTCCGCCGCAGCGAAAGGCCGCGCTCGCGCTCGGGGTCGTCGGCGATCTCCTCGTGCTCGGCATCTTCAAATATGCCGGCTTTGCCACCGACAACATCAACGCGCTGTTCGGTACGCATCTTGCTGTCCACATCCTGCTGCCGGTCGGCATCTCCTTCTACACCTTCACCCAGATCGCGTTTTTGGTGGACGCATATCGCGGCCAGGTCGCGGCCTACGCGCTGCCGCATTACGCGCTGTTCGTGACTTATTTTCCGCATCTGATCGCCGGGCCGATCCTCCATCACAAGGACATGATCCCGCAATTCGAACGGGAGGAGTCCAAGCATCCGGACCCGCATCTCATCCTGTGCGGAATGATCATCTTCGCGATCGGTCTGTTCAAGAAGACCTGCCTTGCCGACGGCATACAGCCACTGGTCGCGCTCGCCTTCGACGCGCGCGCGCCGAGCTTTGACCAGGCCTGGCTCGGCGCACTCGCCTACACGTTCCAGCTCTATTTCGACTTCTCCGGCTATTCCGACATGGCGATCGGGATATCGCTGATGTTCGGCATATTCCTGCCGATCAATTTCAACTCGCCCTACAAGGCGACCAGCATCGTCGATTTCTGGCGGCGCTGGCACATGACCTTGTCGCAGTTCTTGCGCGACTATCTCTACATCCCGCTCGGCGGCAACCGCCGCGGCCGCGTGTTGCGCTACGTCAACCTGCTGCTCACGATGCTGCTTGGCGGACTTTGGCACGGCGCGGCCTGGACTTTCGTCATTTGGGGCGCGCTGCACGGCGTCTATCTCTGCGTCAACCACGCCTTCAACGCGCTGGTGCCGAGCGTCCCGGCGATCCTTGCGCGACCCGTTCGTTTCGCCGGCGCCGTGCTGACTTTCCTCGCCGTCGTCGCTGCCTGGGTGTTCTTCCGCGCCGAGCGGGTCGATTGGGCGCTGCGGATCCTCAACGCCATGGCGGATCCCGCGAATATCGTGTTCGGGCGCGAGGAGATCGCGGCACTCGTGATGGTATCGATCTACGCGGCGCTGGTGTGGCTGGCGCCGAACACGCAAGCGATCATGGGATACGATCACGGCAATCGCAGGGTCGGCGAGGCCATGCGGGCAGGGCGCATGCGGCCGCTGGTCCTTTATGGCGCATCGCTGGTGCTCGCGCTCGGGATTCTCGGCATCCAGAGCCACAGCGAATTCATCTACTTCCGGTTCTGA